The following proteins are encoded in a genomic region of Dokdonia donghaensis DSW-1:
- a CDS encoding T9SS type B sorting domain-containing protein: MRHFIVFCFLIISTSLIAQNVVVDSQTYTPQQLIEDILIDSNCISNIQVTNVVGGDFGGQEQSYGYFNANGSDFPLQEGIVLSTGRLQNVQGPNTSLSDDDAPDWLGDADLEFVLDEQNTTNATILEFTFQSTASEVRFRYLFASEEYQEGNPNTCNFSDLFGFLIRQEGEQGYENIALVPDTTTPVKVTTVHPEIPNGCPGINEFYFESFNGNTAPINFNGQTKVIEAKAIIQPNVNYQVKLVIADEQNFRFDSAVFLEAGSFQLGTDLGPDRTVAGGNPICGAGATTLVVNEPLATAFMWQRDGIPLSETSNELIANQDGFYTVGITLDNGCEAFGEVTIEFAQNPTVSNSTLQQCDANGDGLSQYNLFDALDDVTVNDSSLVITGFYNNLSDAESEENVITNPNIFQNTQVNQVVYARVASQAGCSAIASVQLATGNETLVLDALEVCDIDGIIDGFTEISLASLTMQVQDQIPTGATVSFYETEENAFIQQGALTNSFINTEAFGQTIYVRVNEGGQCLSITSVAINILNPPVMTDNESVIYCANNFPGTITLNAGVISTPVNLQYSWDYNGTVLPLNTETITINEVGTYTATAINSSGCEATRTITVTPSGPATITNVNTQDGGENNTITVEVEGTGVYEYALGNIFGPYQESPTFQNVPAGLYNLFVRDVNGCGITVKEVSVIGFPTYFTPNGDGINDTWKLKGAGQDTSTTVRFFIFDRYGKSMYQSRAMGNGWNGIYNGVELPPDDYWYLVELEDGRVFRGHFSLLR, encoded by the coding sequence ATGCGACACTTTATAGTTTTTTGCTTTCTTATTATATCTACAAGTCTCATAGCACAAAACGTGGTGGTAGATAGTCAAACATATACTCCACAGCAATTAATAGAAGATATTCTCATAGATAGTAACTGTATCTCAAACATACAGGTCACAAACGTCGTAGGAGGAGATTTTGGAGGGCAGGAGCAGAGCTATGGCTACTTTAATGCAAACGGTAGTGACTTCCCCCTTCAAGAAGGAATTGTTTTAAGTACCGGAAGATTGCAGAATGTGCAAGGTCCTAACACAAGTCTCAGTGATGATGATGCTCCAGACTGGCTAGGAGATGCAGATCTTGAGTTTGTACTTGATGAGCAAAATACGACTAACGCAACTATACTAGAGTTTACGTTTCAATCTACAGCATCTGAGGTGCGTTTTAGATATTTATTTGCCTCAGAAGAGTATCAAGAAGGTAATCCTAATACGTGTAATTTTTCAGATTTATTTGGTTTCCTCATTAGGCAAGAAGGTGAGCAGGGATATGAAAATATTGCCTTAGTTCCAGACACAACTACCCCTGTAAAGGTTACAACCGTACATCCAGAAATACCTAATGGCTGTCCTGGCATAAACGAGTTTTATTTTGAAAGCTTTAATGGTAACACAGCACCCATTAACTTTAATGGGCAAACCAAAGTAATTGAAGCAAAAGCAATTATACAGCCTAATGTAAACTATCAAGTTAAGCTAGTAATAGCAGATGAGCAAAACTTTAGATTTGACTCTGCTGTCTTTTTAGAGGCTGGAAGTTTTCAGTTAGGTACAGATTTAGGTCCAGATAGAACTGTAGCGGGTGGTAATCCCATTTGCGGTGCAGGAGCAACCACACTTGTAGTAAACGAACCTCTTGCAACAGCATTTATGTGGCAACGTGACGGTATACCATTATCAGAAACTTCTAATGAACTTATCGCTAACCAAGATGGATTCTATACTGTAGGGATCACGCTTGATAATGGTTGTGAAGCCTTTGGAGAAGTCACAATAGAGTTTGCTCAAAATCCTACCGTATCTAATAGTACGTTACAGCAATGTGATGCAAATGGAGACGGCTTATCGCAGTATAACTTATTTGACGCATTAGATGACGTAACAGTAAACGATAGTAGCCTTGTCATAACTGGGTTTTATAACAACCTTTCTGATGCCGAAAGTGAAGAAAATGTAATTACAAATCCTAATATATTTCAAAATACACAAGTAAATCAGGTTGTATATGCACGAGTTGCTTCACAAGCAGGATGCAGCGCTATTGCTAGCGTACAGCTTGCTACGGGTAACGAGACACTAGTGCTAGACGCCTTAGAGGTGTGCGATATCGATGGAATTATAGATGGCTTTACAGAGATTAGTCTTGCATCACTCACAATGCAGGTACAAGACCAAATACCTACTGGAGCCACTGTAAGCTTTTATGAAACTGAGGAGAATGCTTTTATTCAACAAGGAGCGCTTACTAATTCATTTATAAACACAGAGGCCTTTGGTCAGACTATTTACGTGCGAGTTAATGAGGGCGGTCAATGCCTATCTATTACCTCGGTAGCTATAAATATCCTCAACCCGCCCGTAATGACAGATAATGAGAGTGTAATATACTGTGCTAACAATTTCCCAGGTACTATAACCCTAAATGCTGGTGTGATAAGTACTCCTGTAAATCTACAATACAGCTGGGATTATAATGGCACCGTTCTACCTCTTAATACAGAGACTATAACTATAAACGAAGTAGGAACTTATACAGCGACTGCCATAAATTCTAGTGGATGTGAGGCGACGAGAACGATTACGGTGACTCCATCTGGGCCAGCTACTATTACTAATGTTAACACACAAGATGGAGGTGAGAATAATACAATTACTGTAGAGGTAGAAGGTACAGGCGTTTATGAGTATGCTCTTGGAAATATCTTTGGTCCATATCAAGAATCACCTACTTTTCAAAACGTGCCCGCAGGTCTTTACAACCTCTTTGTTCGTGATGTAAACGGTTGCGGTATAACTGTAAAAGAGGTCTCTGTTATAGGTTTTCCTACCTATTTTACGCCTAACGGTGATGGTATAAATGATACTTGGAAACTTAAAGGCGCCGGGCAAGACACCAGTACCACAGTTCGTTTCTTTATTTTCGATCGCTATGGGAAGTCTATGTATCAATCACGTGCAATGGGTAATGGCTGGAATGGAATTTACAATGGAGTTGAACTTCCACCAGATGATTACTGGTATTTAGTGGAGCTTGAGGATGGTCGTGTCTTTAGAGGTCACTTCTCATTATTGAGATAA